The proteins below come from a single Biomphalaria glabrata chromosome 10, xgBioGlab47.1, whole genome shotgun sequence genomic window:
- the LOC106054358 gene encoding uncharacterized protein LOC106054358 isoform X1 produces the protein MALLAEQKRKTKFGLDPRNTNWSNDDSKIGQKLMEKMGWAKGKGLGAKEDGMRDHIKATYKSDTRGLGCTPKDADAWIAHQDDFNNLLQQLNSQTSSQQSSDKVVEERPPDGHKRYYGRFARGRVPTLRSTEDLNCIFGKRKNVSEPATPTRQSDSISSGDESDEKKHGITTIKSSSSVQEYFAQKMAALKAKKDKTESVTEQVVNMKKSDEQRVPAVYGAVQFTYDQDTGSKEFDSSDENVPNVNFSHSQNKEETSNLDIDEKLLKKKRKKKEKKHGEENLLISDQLVSCGVLVDEEKATAKEKDSYGESQSKTKKKHQLCETGCLGQKDAKQSNSLLVETSKRKLEDGDDSTLLNQCKRKKLDKEELNSKIDVKNEHLTNSKKKRSKSKLKDKDIQVETIECQKKELDPTRENIEDFKSEAEQSKKKKKKNKEQKTVGQEDSEKKNVHDLPNDGTLQEPYDESKTQQSKKKKKKNKEQKTVGQEDSEKKNVHDLPNDGTLQEPYDESKTQQSKKKKKKNKELKTKEDSPSVNYLPEHCEESKPLPETQERKKKKTKNKKQKKKSEINNMFPGSNIGDIQGYAV, from the exons ATGGCTTTACTGGCCGAACAAAAAAGGAAAACTAAGTTTGGACTCGATCCACGTAATACTAACTGGAGCAATG ATGACAGTAAAATAGGTCAGAAATTAATGGAGAAAATGGGTTGGGCAAAAGGAAAAGGACTTGGAGCTAAAGAGGATGGCATGAGAGATCACATCAAAGCCACTTACAAATCTGACACTAGAG GCCTTGGGTGCACACCAAAAGATGCTGATGCCTGGATAGCTCATCAAGATGATTTCAATAATTTGTTACAACAATTGAACTCTCAGACTTCATCACAGCAGTCTTCAGACAAAGTCGTTGAGGAAAGACCACCTGATGGACATAAGAGATa TTATGGTAGATTTGCTCGTGGACGTGTCCCTACCTTGAGAAGTACAGAAGATCTGAATTGTATATTTGGTAAAAGAAAGAATGTTTCAGAGCCTGCTACTCCAACAAGACAGTCAGAT AGTATTTCATCTGGAGATGAGAGTGACGAAAAGAAACATGGAATCACTACTATTAAAAGTAGCTCAAGTGTTCAAGAGTACTTTGCTCAGAAAATGGCTGCATTGAAAGCcaaaaaagacaaaacagaAAGTGTGACAGAACAAGTGGTGAACATGAAAAAGTCAGATGAGCAAAGAGTTCCTGCTGTGTATGGTGCAGTTCAGTTTACATATGACCAGGACACTGGGTCTAAGGAGTTTGATAGCTCGGATGAAAATGTACCAAACGTAAATTTTAGTCACAGTCAAAACAAAGAAGAAACTTCCAACTTAGATATTGATGagaaactattaaaaaagaaaaggaaaaagaaagagaagaaacatgGTGAAGAGAATCTTTTAATATCAGATCAGTTAGTCAGTTGTGGTGTTTTAGTAGATGAAGAGAAAGCTACTGCCAAGGAGAAAGACAGTTATGGTGAGTCTCAGTCTAAAACGAAAAAGAAGCACCAACTCTGTGAAACGGGTTGTCTGGGTCAGAAGGATGCTAAACAAAGTAACTCTCTTTTGGTGGAAACAAGTAAAAGAAAGCTTGAAGATGGAGATGACTCCACCTTGCTGAatcaatgtaaaagaaaaaaattagataagGAAGAATTGAACTCAAAAATAGATGTGAAGAATGAACACTTAactaattctaaaaaaaaaagatcaaaaagtaaattaaaagacaaaGATATACAAGTGGAAACAATAGAGTGCCAAAAGAAGGAACTTGATCCAACTCGTGAGAATATTGAAGATTTTAAGTCTGAGGCTGAACAaagcaagaaaaagaagaaaaaaaataaagagcaaAAAACAGTAGGTCAAGAGgattctgaaaagaaaaatgtacatGATTTACCAAATGATGGTACTCTGCAAGAACCTTATGATGAATCTAAGACTCAACAaagcaagaaaaagaagaaaaaaaataaagagcaaAAAACAGTAGGTCAAGAGgattctgaaaagaaaaatgtacatGATTTACCAAATGATGGTACTCTGCAAGAACCTTATGATGAATCTAAGACTCAACAaagcaagaaaaagaagaaaaaaaataaagagcttAAAACTAAAGAGGATTCCCCCAGTGTGAATTACTTGCCAGAACATTGTGAGGAATCAAAGCCTTTACCTGAGActcaagaaagaaagaaaaagaaaacaaaaaataaaaagcaaaaaaagaaatcagaaataaataatatgtttCCAGGTTCTAATATTGGAGATATTCAAGGGTATGCTGTTTAG
- the LOC106054359 gene encoding KICSTOR complex protein ITFG2-like has translation MANDLTNSIMRTVSFVERIEVEFHGNIMTQTMVLADVDNDMANELIVGNIDGFVAIFKGESAQPWKKTTVNGMLTCLAVGKVHLSNKNSLVCMTAEGWCYIYNINSDSSSQINNSVEDDGESPSLKPVFTQELPANAKVMCLADIDSDGHIEMVIGYSDRVVRAFRWKDNPDSDGGQFVLIQRWQLAGQIGSITINYNKYHEPELMVSQPGATFVTLLLKPTFRQIKSDSYLDKMTGTKKDSSFERNGSFVSAGRADIIASKSDISSIHSDSMSNNLADSSQDLNRSDSMSQKQNSRMDQGDHNKSPEKPELKSKVSLTLDKLTSSPPAKTSFSSPDCSEHDKSDEKLNHIFDVKDSCEEEIFKPNLIYHPLAHMQARNKDTSTVIVGGINRERVSQSSSDSELHTTATYYALATLDGSLILVENDSILWSLQVDHYLFTLAKLDVTGNGQEEVVCCSWSGQTYIVNHSKEIVRYNFPDSVAAFCAGNYSLHGEDSNSPCFVYATFNNKIYIYPNLTLPRVESTNLLEVMQRRPGTRELLQKLNINADDHETLRKLYRYCLYGQHKKPKE, from the exons ATGGCAAATGATTTAACTAACTCAATTATGCGAACTGTTTCCTTTGTGGAGAGAATAGAAGTGGAATTTCATGGTAACATTATGACTCAAACAATGGTCTTAGCTGATGTTGATAATGATATG GCTAATGAACTTATAGTGGGAAACATAGATGGTTTTGTGGCAATATTTAAAGGAGAATCAGCTCAACCATGGAAGAAGACAACTGTCAATGGAATG CTGACTTGTTTGGCTGTTGGAAAAGTGCATCTATCAAacaag AATAGTCTTGTGTGTATGACAGCTGAAGGATGGTGCTATATCTACAACATAAATTCAGACTCATCTAGTCAG ATCAATAATTCAGTGGAAGATGATGGTGAGAGCCCTAGCCTAAAGCCAGTCTTTACACAAGAACTGCCTGCAAATGCAAAAGTAATGTGCCTTGCTGATATAG ATTCTGATGGCCATATTGAAATGGTGATTGGTTATTCTGATCGTGTTGTCAGAGCTTTTCGTTGGAAAGATAATCCTGATTCAGATGGTGGTCAGTTTGTTCTAATACAAAGATGGCAGCTTGCAGGTCAG atTGGCAGCATAACTATTAATTACAATAAGTATCATGAACCAGAACTGATGGTTTCCCAACCAGGCGCAACGTTTGTCACACTTCTGCTCAAACCAACATTCAGACAAATTAAGTCTGACAGTTATCTGGACAAGATGACAGGAACAAAGAAAGATAGCTCTTTTGAAAGGAATGGGAGCTTTGTTTCAGCTGGTAGAGCTGACATCATTGCCAGCAAGTCAGACATTTCCTCCATCCACTCAGACAGTATGTCCAACAATCTAGCTGACAGTTCACAAGACCTGAACAGAAGTGATTCaatgtcacaaaaacaaaatagtagAATGGATCAAGGTGATCACAACAAGTCACCTGAAAAGCCAGAATTAAAGTCCAAAGTGAGCTTGACCCTGGACAAACTGACCTCCTCCCCACCAGCCAAGACAAGCTTCAGTTCTCCTGATTGTTCAGAGCATGATAAGTCAGATGAAAAATTGAATCATATATTTGATGTAAAAGATTCTTGCGA AGAAGAAATATTTAAACCAAACCTCATCTACCATCCTCTGGCACATATGCAAGCAAGGAATAAAGACACAAGCACTGTAATCGTTGGTGGAATCAACAGAGAGAGGGTCTCCCAATCCAGTAGTGACTCTGAGTTGCACACTACAGCTACTTATTATGCACTGGCAACTTTAGATG GTTCTTTAATTTTAGTAGAAAATGACAGCATACTGTGGTCATTACAAGTGGATCATTACCTTTTTACTTTGGCTAAATTGGATGTAACA GGAAATGGTCAGGAGGAAGTCGTCTGCTGCTCATGGAGTGGACAAACATACATTGTTAATCACAGCAAAGAAATAGTTCGTTACAATTTCCCCGACAGTGTTGCAGCATTTTGTGCAG GAAACTATTCACTGCATGGGGAAGACTCCAACTCACCTTGTTTTGTTTATGCTACATTCAACAACAAGATCTACATTTACCCAAACCTGACATTGCCTAGGGTAGAGTCCACCAACTTGCTGGAAGTTATGCAGCGGAGACCAGGGACTCGTGAACTATTGCAGAAACTAAACATCAATG cTGATGATCATGAAACCCTGAGAAAGTTGTATCGTTATTGTCTTTATGGTCAACACAAAAAGCCAAAGGAGTAA
- the LOC106054356 gene encoding uncharacterized protein LOC106054356 isoform X3 has protein sequence MDTLESLRELSATGLSSPPPHLSSFRNALSDYSTVYEVMPDIPSRGYETKGKLYTVPESDMFMSTSQKREVPSWNDSDAEERVLKELQQERDKLKRVQAASRDRKHIVSVNDKSNIAAENYGYMSSPHGARSNESVIDKKNRTSEVHVAKSPLPAMNSDHHSEIVKISGNIKEAIPVPQMFQSKMSAPVIIKDATGKSCIFYFEEGSPHFVEVSDDEINAYLPEKVDKLEKLFRRVWREVFAAFRILTSIVLLFFAELILFIVHHIVRPLLLDTIRAIGDFLFKPLFTLLFNVIIHPIFALLWNILNALCQALEPLVKLLGAICTQVAIVLRAFRLFVVNQNSSASYRRGETEMV, from the exons ATGGATACTTT GGAAAGTTTAAGAGAATTAAGTGCCACAGGACTAAGTTCACCTCCCCCTCATCTGTCATCCTTTAGAAATGCACTTTCAG ATTACTCGACAGTGTATGAAGTAATGCCTGACATTCCTTCTAGAGGCTATGAAACTAAAGGGAAGCTATATACAGTACCAGAATCTGATATGTTTATGTCCACCTCACAGAAAAGAGAAG TTCCCAGTTGGAATGACAGTGATGCTGAAGAGAGAGTACTGAAAGAGCTACAACAAGAGAGAGACAAACTGAAAAGGGTTCAGGCTGCTTCCAGAGACAGGAAACATATTGTTTCTGTTAATGACAAAAGCAACA TAGCTGCAGAAAACTATGGTTATATGTCCAGTCCACATGGTGCAAGATCCAATGAATCGGTTATTGACAAAAAGAATCGTACAAGTGAAGTCCATGTGGCTAAATCTCCATTGCCTGCAATG AACTCAGACCATCACTCTGAGATTGTGAAAATATCTGGCAACATTAAAGAAGCAATTCCAGTTCCTCAGATGTTTCAGTCTAAGATGTCAgctccagtcatcatcaaagatGCTACAGGGAAAAG CTGCATATTTTACTTTGAAGAAGGCAGCCCACATTTTGTTGAGGTGTCAGACGATGAAATCAATGCCTACTTACCAGAAAAAGTGGATAA ATTGGAAAAATTATTTCGTCGTGTTTGGCGAGAAGTGTTTGCTGCTTTTCGAATTCTGACATCAATTGTTCTATTATTTTTTGCTGAATTGATACTCTTCATTGTTCACCATATTGTCAGGCCATTGTTACTTGACACTATTCGTGCCATTGGGGACTTTCTGTTTAAGCCTCTCTTTACCCTCCTATTTAATGTCATTATACACCCCATCTTTGCTTTACTCTGGAACATACTAAATGCATTATGTCAAGCATTGGAGCCTCTGGTCAAACTACTGGGAGCTATTTGTACACAG GTGGCCATTGTCCTGAGGGCTTTCCGACTCTTTGTTGTGAATCAGAACTCATCAGCCAGTTACAGACGAGGAGAGACGGAGATGGTTTAA
- the LOC106054358 gene encoding G patch domain-containing protein 4-like isoform X2 codes for MEKMGWAKGKGLGAKEDGMRDHIKATYKSDTRGLGCTPKDADAWIAHQDDFNNLLQQLNSQTSSQQSSDKVVEERPPDGHKRYYGRFARGRVPTLRSTEDLNCIFGKRKNVSEPATPTRQSDSISSGDESDEKKHGITTIKSSSSVQEYFAQKMAALKAKKDKTESVTEQVVNMKKSDEQRVPAVYGAVQFTYDQDTGSKEFDSSDENVPNVNFSHSQNKEETSNLDIDEKLLKKKRKKKEKKHGEENLLISDQLVSCGVLVDEEKATAKEKDSYGESQSKTKKKHQLCETGCLGQKDAKQSNSLLVETSKRKLEDGDDSTLLNQCKRKKLDKEELNSKIDVKNEHLTNSKKKRSKSKLKDKDIQVETIECQKKELDPTRENIEDFKSEAEQSKKKKKKNKEQKTVGQEDSEKKNVHDLPNDGTLQEPYDESKTQQSKKKKKKNKEQKTVGQEDSEKKNVHDLPNDGTLQEPYDESKTQQSKKKKKKNKELKTKEDSPSVNYLPEHCEESKPLPETQERKKKKTKNKKQKKKSEINNMFPGSNIGDIQGYAV; via the exons ATGGAGAAAATGGGTTGGGCAAAAGGAAAAGGACTTGGAGCTAAAGAGGATGGCATGAGAGATCACATCAAAGCCACTTACAAATCTGACACTAGAG GCCTTGGGTGCACACCAAAAGATGCTGATGCCTGGATAGCTCATCAAGATGATTTCAATAATTTGTTACAACAATTGAACTCTCAGACTTCATCACAGCAGTCTTCAGACAAAGTCGTTGAGGAAAGACCACCTGATGGACATAAGAGATa TTATGGTAGATTTGCTCGTGGACGTGTCCCTACCTTGAGAAGTACAGAAGATCTGAATTGTATATTTGGTAAAAGAAAGAATGTTTCAGAGCCTGCTACTCCAACAAGACAGTCAGAT AGTATTTCATCTGGAGATGAGAGTGACGAAAAGAAACATGGAATCACTACTATTAAAAGTAGCTCAAGTGTTCAAGAGTACTTTGCTCAGAAAATGGCTGCATTGAAAGCcaaaaaagacaaaacagaAAGTGTGACAGAACAAGTGGTGAACATGAAAAAGTCAGATGAGCAAAGAGTTCCTGCTGTGTATGGTGCAGTTCAGTTTACATATGACCAGGACACTGGGTCTAAGGAGTTTGATAGCTCGGATGAAAATGTACCAAACGTAAATTTTAGTCACAGTCAAAACAAAGAAGAAACTTCCAACTTAGATATTGATGagaaactattaaaaaagaaaaggaaaaagaaagagaagaaacatgGTGAAGAGAATCTTTTAATATCAGATCAGTTAGTCAGTTGTGGTGTTTTAGTAGATGAAGAGAAAGCTACTGCCAAGGAGAAAGACAGTTATGGTGAGTCTCAGTCTAAAACGAAAAAGAAGCACCAACTCTGTGAAACGGGTTGTCTGGGTCAGAAGGATGCTAAACAAAGTAACTCTCTTTTGGTGGAAACAAGTAAAAGAAAGCTTGAAGATGGAGATGACTCCACCTTGCTGAatcaatgtaaaagaaaaaaattagataagGAAGAATTGAACTCAAAAATAGATGTGAAGAATGAACACTTAactaattctaaaaaaaaaagatcaaaaagtaaattaaaagacaaaGATATACAAGTGGAAACAATAGAGTGCCAAAAGAAGGAACTTGATCCAACTCGTGAGAATATTGAAGATTTTAAGTCTGAGGCTGAACAaagcaagaaaaagaagaaaaaaaataaagagcaaAAAACAGTAGGTCAAGAGgattctgaaaagaaaaatgtacatGATTTACCAAATGATGGTACTCTGCAAGAACCTTATGATGAATCTAAGACTCAACAaagcaagaaaaagaagaaaaaaaataaagagcaaAAAACAGTAGGTCAAGAGgattctgaaaagaaaaatgtacatGATTTACCAAATGATGGTACTCTGCAAGAACCTTATGATGAATCTAAGACTCAACAaagcaagaaaaagaagaaaaaaaataaagagcttAAAACTAAAGAGGATTCCCCCAGTGTGAATTACTTGCCAGAACATTGTGAGGAATCAAAGCCTTTACCTGAGActcaagaaagaaagaaaaagaaaacaaaaaataaaaagcaaaaaaagaaatcagaaataaataatatgtttCCAGGTTCTAATATTGGAGATATTCAAGGGTATGCTGTTTAG